The genomic window TCCCCCGGCCGTTCACTATAAACGAATCCCGATCTTCCCCCCTGACATCTTTCCCGGCCCCGAGACTATCTCTCTATCCCCACTCTCGCCTCGACCCCGGCGTTATAGGGGTGTTTTACCTCTACCATCTCGGTTACGAGGTCGGCCATCTCGATTATCTCTTTCGGGGCGTATCTCCCCGTGAGGATAAGCTCGACTTCGGGGGGCTTTTTATTGATAAGCTCCAAGACATCATCGAGCCTTATCAGGCCGAAGTCGAGGGCGACGTTGATCTCGTCTAGGACAACGAGGTCATAGTCGCCGCTCGTTATCAGCTCTTTCGCGAGCTTCAACGCCTTCTCCGCCATCTCTATGTCGATTTGGGCGGGATTCTTCTTATCGACGAAGTCGGGTCGTCCCATCTGCCTTATGGTGATCGTCTCCGGCATCTTTTCGGCCGCTCCGAGCTCGCCGTAGTAGATATCGCCCTTCATAAACTGCACTATATAGGTCTTCAGGCCGTGGCCGCTTGCCCGAAACGCAAGGCCCAGCGCCGCCGTTGTCTTTCCCTTTC from Candidatus Zymogenus saltonus includes these protein-coding regions:
- the cobO gene encoding cob(I)yrinic acid a,c-diamide adenosyltransferase, whose product is MKKPRRGLVQVYTGNGKGKTTAALGLAFRASGHGLKTYIVQFMKGDIYYGELGAAEKMPETITIRQMGRPDFVDKKNPAQIDIEMAEKALKLAKELITSGDYDLVVLDEINVALDFGLIRLDDVLELINKKPPEVELILTGRYAPKEIIEMADLVTEMVEVKHPYNAGVEARVGIER